A single window of Pyrus communis chromosome 10, drPyrComm1.1, whole genome shotgun sequence DNA harbors:
- the LOC137746824 gene encoding putative disease resistance protein RGA3: MRSKHRTSDWSLILENEIWQFPKTEDRIMSVLKLSFDNLKSPSLKQCFAYCSIFTKDFEIERDDLVQFWMAQGYLLSSRTMSMEDIGNDYFNILLQNSLFQDARKDKYGIITECKMHDLVHDLAVEVFKFESLTRDTDQMDDDAREIQHVGLISSRTLERIPQGSIRRLRSLFVDCEVPSNMFERFRGLRMLNLSETEIEELPSSIGKLKRLRYLNISWTGIEELPKSIGKLYNLETLRMSDIDIKTFPRELENLINLRHVYFDEDAEVPFGMTRLTHLQTLPCFKLDRARRHRLDELGRLNELKGKLVIGSLEFVRDKEEAMKSKLVEKANLRKLILKWGEERNGNFLDDDILEGLQPHPNLESLTIEEFKGTNFASWMMRNCRVTNLRHLRIRSCEKLLSLCCGLEYCPSLETVKINNCGNLESFQISPSQSLQKLKIVGCPKLRCTSIQNLPSLRDLVIDRCTTLEGDLSLNGCTSLRELTIEGCDGFTSILSGLHSCTSLRTLDICNCRNLRTLSGHGLQTPVSLEKIKISVCPDLEAIPCLDNLTSLTELSIWGSDGLISLPSGLAYCTSLTHLRVSSCPNLEAIPSLDNLTSLTELIISGCDGLISLPSGLASCTSLTLLRVSNCHNLEAIPSLDNLTSLTELMVRFCDNLISLADHNVSSLQSLSSLDLSYCGKLQYLPKGLLSLSRLEKLSLGPFYEELDSFPDFQVPSKLKELTLEGWPKLKSLPQQIQHSASLTSLSISRFDGLEWLGDLTSLTELEIRDCENLIYLLKGLHSLSRLEKLSLGPFCEELDSFPDFQVPSKLKELTLKGWPKLKSLPQQIQHSASLTSLYIDGFDGLEALPEWLGNLTSLAMLRIHACENLMYLPTVEAMQRLTNLHALWIYSCPLLSERCAEDSGPEWPKISHIPDLR, translated from the coding sequence ATGCGTTCTAAACATAGAACAAGTGATTGGTCATTGATTCTAGAAAATGAGATATGGCAATTCCCAAAAACAGAGGATAGAATCATGTCGGTTTTGAAGTTAAGTTTTGATAATTTGAAGTCTCCATCCTTGAAACAATGTTTTGCATATTGTTCAATTTTCACaaaagattttgaaattgaacgGGATGACTTGGTCCAGTTCTGGATGGCTCAAGGATATCTCCTTTCTTCTCGCACCATGAGTATGGAGGACATAGGCAATGACTATTTTAATATTCTATTGCAAAACTCCTTATTTCAAGATGCTAGAAAAGATAAGTACGGCATTATTACGGAATGCAAGATGCACGATCTTGTGCATGATCTTGCAGTGGAAGTATTCAAATTTGAAAGCTTGACACGAGACACGGATCAGATGGATGATGATGCACGTGAGATTCAGCATGTTGGACTGATTTCTTCGAGGACGCTTGAAAGAATTCCACAGGGGAGTATTAGGAGATTGCGGTCGTTGTTTGTTGATTGCGAGGTCCCTAGTAACATGTTTGAAAGGTTTAGAGGTTTACGGATGTTGAATTTATCCGAGACTGAAATTGAGGAGTTGCCAAGTTCAATTGGAAAATTGAAACGCTTGAGGTATCTTAACATTTCCTGGACAGGAATAGAAGAACTCCCCAAATCTATTGGCAAGCTCTATAATCTTGAGACGTTAAGAATGTCAGATATAGATATTAAAACGTTTCCTAGGGAATTGGAAAATTTGATCAACTTGAGACATGTTTATTTCGACGAGGATGCGGAAGTTCCATTTGGGATGACAAGATTGACTCATCTGCAAACGctaccttgttttaaattggatAGAGCAAGGCGTCATAGACTTGATGAGCTAGGTAGATTAAATGAACTGAAAGGGAAACTAGTTATTGGATCATTGGAATTTGTGAGAGACAAGGAAGAAGCAATGAAATCAAAATTAGTGGAAAAGGCAAACCTACGAAAATTGATATTAAAATGGGGGGAAGAAAGAAATGGCAATTTTCTTGACGATGATATTCTTGAAGGACTCCAACCGCACCCCAACTTAGAAAGCTTGACGATTGAGGAATTCAAAGGTACTAATTTTGCATCTTGGATGATGAGAAATTGTCGAGTAACCAATCTCCGTCATTTGAGAATTAGGAGTTGTGAGAAATTGTTGAGCTTGTGTTGTGGGTTAGAATATTGCCCCTCACTTGAGACGGTGAAAATTAACAATTGCGGCAATCTAGAATCCTTCCAAATTTCACCATCCCAGTCTCTTCAGAAGTTGAAAATAGTTGGTTGCCCAAAGCTCAGATGCACTTCAATTCAGAATCTGCCCTCACTTCGTGATTTGGTCATTGACAGATGCACTACTCTCGAGGGGGACTTGTCTTTAAACGGTTGCACATCCCTCCGTGAATTGACAATTGAGGGATGCGATGGATTCACAAGTATACTGAGTGGGCTCCATTCTTGTACTAGTCTTCGCACACTGGATATTTGTAATTGTCGAAATTTGAGGACTTTGTCGGGTCATGGGCTACAAACCCCCGTCTCTCTTGAGAAGATAAAAATAAGTGTTTGCCCTGATCTAGAGGCTATTCCCTGTTTAGACAACCTCACGTCCCTCACTGAGTTGAGTATTTGGGGATCTGATGGATTAATAAGTCTACCGAGTGGGCTTGCATACTGCACATCTCTTACCCATTTGCGTGTCAGCAGTTGCCCTAATCTAGAGGCTATTCCCAGTTTAGACAACCTCACGTCCCTCACTGAGTTGATTATTTCGGGATGTGATGGATTAATAAGTCTACCGAGTGGGCTTGCATCCTGCACATCTCTTACCCTTTTGCGTGTCAGCAATTGCCATAATCTAGAGGCTATTCCCAGTTTAGACAACCTCACGTCCCTCACTGAATTAATGGTCAGGTTCTGCGACAATTTGATATCTCTGGCGGATCACAATGTGTCCAGCTTACAATCTCTTTCCTCTTTAGATTTATCTTATTGTGGGAAATTACAATATTTGCCCAAGGGGCTGCTCTCTCTATCTCGTTTGGAAAAGTTGTCTCTCGGTCCATTCTACGAGGAGCTCGATTCTTTTCCGGATTTTCAGGTCCCATCGAAACTGAAAGAATTAACATTGGAGGGGTGGCCTAAGCTCAAGTCTCTGCCTCAGCAAATTCAACACTCTGCTTCTCTAACATCTTTGTCCATTTCTCGTTTCGATGGTCTGGAGTGGTTGGGCGACCTTACATCTCTTACAGAGTTGGAAATTCGTGATTGTGAGAACCTGATTTATTTGCTCAAGGGGCTGCACTCTCTATCTCGTTTGGAAAAGTTGTCTCTCGGTCCATTCTGCGAGGAGCTCGATTCTTTTCCGGATTTTCAGGTCCCATCGAAACTGAAAGAATTAACATTGAAGGGGTGGCCTAAGCTCAAGTCTCTGCCTCAGCAAATTCAACACTCTGCTTCTCTAACATCTTTGTACATTGATGGTTTCGATGGTCTGGAGGCTCTTCCAGAGTGGTTGGGCAACCTCACATCTCTTGCTATGTTGAGAATTCATGCATGTGAGAACCTGATGTATCTGCCTACGGTCGAAGCTATGCAACGCCTAACCAATTTGCATGCCCTATGGATTTATTCGTGCCCCCTTCTGTCAGAAAGATGCGCCGAGGACAGCGGCCCAGAATGGCCAAAGATTTCTCACATTCCAGATCTgaggtaa